The Candidatus Binatia bacterium genome segment GACCGTTTTCTGCTGTTGCACGACGAGCTCGACGGCGACTCGCCGGCGGCCGACGTATGGGGCCTCGGCCAGAGCCTCAACGCGGGCGACGCGCTCTTCGCGCTCGGCTTTCGTACGCTTGCAAGCGACGTCTCCCATCCGGCCCGGCGGCTCGAGGCGGCCCGGCTGGTGGCTGAAGCAGTCCTCGAGGCGATCGAGCGCAGCGGCGACGAGGCGGCCCGCAGCGCGCTGTTGACCGGCGCCGCGATGCGCGCCGGCGCCGTGATCGCCGGGCTGCCCGAGAACGTCGCGCTCGAGTTCTCGCGCGCGGGGCGGCTGCTTGGGGCCGCCGCCTTGGATGGCGACGCGCGCTCCGCGGAGAGCACCGCCGCGCAGGCGCTTGCAGCGTTGGCGGAGTGCACGGCGAGCGCCGATCGCGAAGCCCTCGAAGAAGTGGCCCGTTACGTTGCGCAACGAGCGGCCTGAGCCCGCGACGCCGTCGCGAAAGGCGGACCATCTCCGGATCAACATCGAGCGCGACGTCGCGGCCAAGGGCGTCGAGGCCGGCTTCGATGCGTTCCGCCTTCGTCATCGGGCGCTGCCCGAGATGGATCTCGCCGACGTCAATACGTCGGTCGAGATCTTCGGACGCAGGCTCGGCGCGCCGCTGCTCATCTCGTGCATGACCGGCGGAACCGAGGACGCGCGACGCATCAACCGGCGTCTCGCCCTCGTCGCGCACGAGCACGGATTCGCGATGGGTCTCGGCTCCGGGCGAGCGCTGATAGAATCGCCCGAATCGCTCGATACGTTCGACGTCCGCGGCGAAGCGCCGGAGATCGCGCTCCTCGCGAACCTCGGCGCGGTTCAGTTGAATAAAGGATACGGCGAGGCGGAGTGCCGGCGGCTCGTCGAGTTGCTGCGCGCCGACGCGCTCGTGCTTCATCTCAACCCGCTCCAGGAGGCGCTGCAGCCCGAAGGCGACACGTGCTTTGCGGGATTGCTCGCGCGGATCGAAGCGCTGTGCGCTCGCGTCGACTTTCCCGTTCTCGTCAAGGAAGTCGGCTGGGGAATCGCAGCGCGCGACGTTCGCGCGCTCTTCGACGCGGGCGTGGCCGCAATCGATCTCGCCGGCGCGGGCGGCACGTCGTGGAGCGAGGTCGAGCGCTACCGAATCGCGGAGCCGTGGCGCGCGAGGGTCGCCGGAAACTTCGCCGGCTGGGGAATTCCCACGGCGCAGTGCCTGATCGAGGCTCGCAAGGTCGCACCGACCGAGACGCTGATTGCAAGCGGCGGGATTCGCGGCGGACTCGACGTTCCGAAGGCGCTCGCGCTCGGCGCCGATCTCGTCGGCATCGCCGGGCCGTTTCTGCGCGCGGCCGACGAGAGTCTCGATGCGGCAAACTCGCTAGCGAAGGAGCTCGTCGAGACGCTGCGCGTCGCGATGTTCTGCGCCGCGGCGCGTACGCCGGCGGACCTGCGCGTCGAGTAGATGGCGCTCAACCTCGAAGCCGCGGATGCCTACTGCCGGATGCTCACGCAACGGCACTACGAGAACTTCAGCGTCGCGTCGCGCTTCGTTGACGCGGAGACGCGGCTCGACCTCGCGCGCATCTACGCGTACTGCCGCACGACCGACGACTTGGGCGACGAGAGCCCCGGCGGTCAGGCCGAGGCGCGGCTGGAGCGATGGCGCACCGAGGTCGAGTGGCTCTTCGCGGGCGTCACGCCCGTCCATCCGGTGCTCTTCGCGCTCGCGCAGACCGTCGAACGGCACGCGATGGCGGCGCAGCCGTTTCTCGACCTGATTGCGGCAAACGTGCAGGACCAGCGGGTGACGCGGTATCGCACGTGGGACGAGTTGATTGGCTACTGCCGGCTCTCCGCCGCCCCGGTCGGGCGCATGGTGCTGCGCGTCTTCGGCGTCGACGACGCCGAGTCGGAACGGCTCTCCGACGACGTCTGCATCGGCCTGCAGTTGGCCAACCACGCGCAGGACGTCAGCCGGGACGCCGAAATCGGGCGCCGCTACCTTGTGGATAGCGACGTCGACGCCAGGGGAATCGCGGGCGCCGCGCAAGCCATGGTGGAGCGGGCTCGCGGGCTCCTGGCGTCGGGCGAAGCGCTCGAGCGCCGGGTCCCGAAGGCGCTCCGGCTCCAGCTCTCACTCTACCGGATGGGAGGCTTGGCCATTTGCGACGCGATTCAGGCCACCGGCTATGAGACGGAACACCAACGGCCAAGCGTTTCGCCGTCCACGAAGGTATCGCTCGTGGTCCGCGCCGCATTAGAGAGTTTTTTGCGAGGCCGTCCTGCTTAGATGATCAACCTCCAGCGCGCGTTGCGCATTTCGATTCCCGCGTCGGAGCGCCAACGGGCCGAGCGGTTCAACCGCGACATGGCAAAGCGCGAAGCCGGCAACTTCTACTGGGGCTTCATCTCGCTCGGCTATCACGAGCGGATGGCGATCTACGCGCTCTATAACCTCGCCCGCCAGGTAGACGACGAGGCCGATCGGGTCGGCGTCGAAAACCTCCCGGCGCGGCTGCAGGTGCACCGGGAGCGGATCTCACGCTGCGCGCGCGGCGACGTCGGCGACGATCCGATCCTGCAGGTGCTCTCCGAGGCGATGGAGCGCTACTCGATTCCGGAGTCCGAGCTGCAGATGCTCGTGGACGGCGTCGAGATGGACTTCACCCGCTCGCGCTATGAGAACTTCGAAGAGCTGCGCAGCTACTGCAATCTCGTCGCATCGGTCGTCGGCCGGATGTGCGTGCGAATCTTTGGCTTCAGCGATCCGATCGCACTCGAGCGCGCCGACGATCTCGGCCTCGCCCTCCAACTGACGAATATCTTGCGCGACGTGCGCGAGGACGCCGTGGACATGAAGCGGATCTATCTGCCGCAGGACGAGTTGCGGCGCTACGGCATTCCCGAGTCCGCGCTGGCCGCCGGCGAGATCCATCCGGGCTGGAACGAACTGATCGCGCAGAGCGTCGAGCGCGCCCGCATCTACTTTGCATCGGGCTACGAGGTGTTGCAGTACATCCCGCGCCGGCCCGCCGCGTGCGTGGGAACGATGGCCGGTATCTACGAGGAGCTGCTGAAGAAGATCGAGCGCGATCCCGCGCTTCCGCTGCGAGCGCGCGCCGCGCTCTCGAAGACTGAAAAGTTGCGCGTCGTCGTGCGTTCGTGGCTCTCGAGCGCGTAGCCGTCGGTCGCCTGTCGCCCGTCCTGGACTCCGGCGACACTCGGCCGTCCATGGCCGTCGTCGGCGGAGGGCTCGCCGGTCTCGCGGCGGCGCTCCGTCTAAAGGACGCCGGCGCGCGCGTCGAGCTCTTCGAGCGCAGCCGGCTGCTCGGCGGGCGCGCCACCTCTTTCGAGATCGACGGCGTCGAGGTCGACAACGGGCAGCACGTCTTTCTCGCGTGCTGCACGGAGTTTATGGATTTCGCGCGGCGAGTCGGCATGGAAGACGATCTTCGGCTTCAAGATCGCTTTGAAGCGCGGATTCTCTCGCGCGACGGAACCACCGGGAGGCTGCGTGCCGGCGCGCTGCCGGCGCCGCTGCATCTCGTCGAGTCGTTTCTCGCCTATCGCCAACTAACGCCCGCGCAGAAACTGCGCATCGCGCGAACGCTGCTCCGCTGCGCGCCCGCGCTCGACGGCGAGACGTTCGAAGCGTGGCTCCAACGCAACGGCCAAGGCGCGGGCGAGCGGCGGGCGTTCTGGGACCCGTTCTTCATTCCCGCGCTCAACGCGCCGTTCGATCGCGTCTCGGCCGCCGATGCGCTCTTCGTGCTGCAGACCGCGTTCTTGCGCGATGCGAGCGCGGCGCGCTTCGGTTTCTCGCGGGTTCCGCTCGCGCATCTCGCCGGCGCCGCTGCGCGGCAGCTCGACGCCGTGCATACCTCGACGGCAGTGCTCGGCGTGGAGCCGGGCGGCGGCCGCGTCACTCTGAGCCTGTCGAAGGGGGAAAATGCAACCTTCGATGCGGTCGTCCTCGCGGTGCCGCCGAAGCAGGTCGAGCGAATCGTGGCCGATCCGGAGCGCTACGGGATCGCCGACCTCGATGCGTACGACGCCTTTCCGATCGTCGACGTACACCTGTGGCACGACGGCGGTGCGAGCGGTCTCGATTTCGCCGCCGCGCTCGAATCGCCGCTCCAATGGATTTTCGAAAAAGCGCCGGGCTATCTCTGCTGCAGCATGAGCGCCGCGGACGAGCACCTGACGCTTCCGACGCAAGAGTTGGAGGCGCTCGCGTGGCGCGAGATTCAGGCGTTTCTCCCGGCGTTGCGCGAGGCGAAGCTGCTGCGCAGCGCGGTCACGCGCAATCCCGAGGCGACGTGGCTCCCACGCGCCGGACGCGCGCGCACCGAACAGCGTACCAAGCATCCCGCGATCGCGATCGCAGGCGGCTGGACGAATACCGGCTGGCCCGACACGATGGAGGCGGCGGTTCGCAGCGGAAACGCCGCGGCGGAGCACCTGCTCTCGCCGCTGGCAGACGCGCGGCGCGCCGCATCGCGGAACGGCTCGCCGCGACCGGAGCACGAGCACGCGCTCCATCGTTCGATCGGATGGCTGCTGCAGACGCAGTCGACCGAAGGCTGGTGGTCGGGAGAGCTGGAGACGAACGTCACGATGACGGCCGAGCACGTGCTTCTCTTCCGCTTCTTAGGCTTGCCGCTCGACGAGTTTCGGATCGGCGCGATCGCCCATATCCTCAACAATCAGCGCGCCGACGGTTCCTGGGCGCTCTACTACGATGGGCCGGCCGACCTCAGCACGACGATCGAGGCGTACGTCGCGCTGCGCGTGCTCGGCGTCGAGCGCGATCGAGAGGAGATGCGCCGGGCGCTCGACGTCATTCTGCGTTTCGGCGGCGTCGTGCGGGCGCGCGTCTTCACGAAGATCTGGCTCGCGCTCTTCGGCGTCTATCCGTGGTCGGGCGTGCCGTCGCTTCCGCCCGAGATCGTCTACTTTCCGCTCTGGATGCCCTTCAATCTCTACGACTTCGCCTGCTGGGCGCGCGGCACGGTCGCACCGCTGACGATCGTCGTCTCGAAGAAGCCGGTGCGCGAGCTCGGCGTGGACGTAAGCGAGATCGTCGCGCCGGGAACCGAGCGCGAGATGCGGCGGGTCACGGGCAAGCGCCACTGGCTGATGTACGTCGAGAGACTCCAGAAGCTCTACGAGCGGCTTCCGGTGCAGCCGTTTCGCGGCGACGCGCAGCGGCGAATCGCGGAGTGGGTGATCGAGCGGCAAGAGGCCGACGGCAGTTGGGGTGGGATTCAACCGCCCTGGGTCTACTCGCTCATCGCGCTCGACCTCATGGGGTATTCGCTCGACCATCCGGTGATGCGCAAAGGCATCGAGGGGATGCGCCGCTTCACGATCGACGACGCGCAAGGCTGGCGTTTTCTCGCGTGCATGTCGCCGGTCTGGGATACGGCCTGGGCGGTGCGCGTGCTCGCGCTCGCCGGCTTCGATTCGTCGCACCCGGCGATGCGCCGGGCCGTCGAATGGCTTTTGCGCGAGCAGATCCCCGACGACGCACCGGGCGATTGGCGAATGAAGTGCAAGAACGGGCGCGGCAACGGCTGGGCCTTCGAGTTCGACAACGACGCCTATCCCGACATCGACGACACGACGATCGTCGTGCTCGCGCTCCTCGAGGGCGGCGATCGTGGCGCGGTCGCATCCTCGGTGGAACGGGCGCGCCGCTGGACGCTGGCGATGGACTGCCGCAACGGCGCCTGGGCGGCGTTCGATCGCGATAACACGCGCTCGTTGCTCTACGACATGCCGTTCTCGGATTTCGGCGCGATGATCGACCCGCCGACCGAAGACGTCACCGCGCACGTGCTCGAGATGCTCGCCGCCTTCGGCTACGACACGTCGAACCGCTACGTGGCCCGCGGCTTGCAGTATCTGCGCGAAACGCAAAAGCCTTCGGGATCGTGGTTCGGCCGGTGGGGCGTCAATCACGTCTACGGAACGTGGTGCGTGATCTCGGCGCTCGCCGCGCTGCGCACCGGCGAGGACATGATCGAACGCGCCGCGGCGTGGCTGATCTCGATGCAAAACGACGACGGCGGATGGGGCGAGAGCTGTCATTCCTACGCCGACGAATCGTTCGCTGGAATCGGCCGGAGCACGCCGTCGCAGACGGCCTGGGCGGTGCTCGGGCTTCAACTCGCGGGTTTAGCGCAACATCCGGCGGTCGATCGGGGTCTTGCCTTCCTGTGCGAACGCCAGCGCCCCGACGGAACGTGGGACGAGCCCGAATGCACCGGAACGGGCTTTCCGCGCGACTTTTATATCAACTACCATCTTTATCGCCATCTCTTCCCAGCAATGGCTCTCGCCGAAGCCCAGCGCGCGCATCATCCTGAACCATCCCGGCGTCAACCTGAACCATCCCGGCGTCAACCTGAATCACCCCCGTGTCATCCTGAGCCTGTCGAAGGATCGCGCTCCGCGCAGGCTTCAGCACAGGACGAAAGCACGGAAACCCTGAAGGAAGCGACCATACAATCATGAGCATGCCAGTTCAACAGAAGCTTGCGGTCGCAAAGTACATCGCCGGCAAGAAATTTCGAGGCGAAGAGAAGTATCCGCTCGTTCTCGAGCTCGAGCCGCTGCTGCAATGCAACCTGGCCTGTGCCGGCTGCGGCAAGATCCAGCACCCCGACGAGATCCTGCGCCAGCGTTTGAGCGTGGAAGAGTGCATCGCAGCGGTCGAAGAGTGCGGCGCGCCG includes the following:
- the fni gene encoding type 2 isopentenyl-diphosphate Delta-isomerase, which produces MRNERPEPATPSRKADHLRINIERDVAAKGVEAGFDAFRLRHRALPEMDLADVNTSVEIFGRRLGAPLLISCMTGGTEDARRINRRLALVAHEHGFAMGLGSGRALIESPESLDTFDVRGEAPEIALLANLGAVQLNKGYGEAECRRLVELLRADALVLHLNPLQEALQPEGDTCFAGLLARIEALCARVDFPVLVKEVGWGIAARDVRALFDAGVAAIDLAGAGGTSWSEVERYRIAEPWRARVAGNFAGWGIPTAQCLIEARKVAPTETLIASGGIRGGLDVPKALALGADLVGIAGPFLRAADESLDAANSLAKELVETLRVAMFCAAARTPADLRVE
- a CDS encoding squalene/phytoene synthase family protein, which gives rise to MALNLEAADAYCRMLTQRHYENFSVASRFVDAETRLDLARIYAYCRTTDDLGDESPGGQAEARLERWRTEVEWLFAGVTPVHPVLFALAQTVERHAMAAQPFLDLIAANVQDQRVTRYRTWDELIGYCRLSAAPVGRMVLRVFGVDDAESERLSDDVCIGLQLANHAQDVSRDAEIGRRYLVDSDVDARGIAGAAQAMVERARGLLASGEALERRVPKALRLQLSLYRMGGLAICDAIQATGYETEHQRPSVSPSTKVSLVVRAALESFLRGRPA
- a CDS encoding squalene/phytoene synthase family protein; this encodes MINLQRALRISIPASERQRAERFNRDMAKREAGNFYWGFISLGYHERMAIYALYNLARQVDDEADRVGVENLPARLQVHRERISRCARGDVGDDPILQVLSEAMERYSIPESELQMLVDGVEMDFTRSRYENFEELRSYCNLVASVVGRMCVRIFGFSDPIALERADDLGLALQLTNILRDVREDAVDMKRIYLPQDELRRYGIPESALAAGEIHPGWNELIAQSVERARIYFASGYEVLQYIPRRPAACVGTMAGIYEELLKKIERDPALPLRARAALSKTEKLRVVVRSWLSSA
- the shc gene encoding squalene--hopene cyclase, whose translation is MAVVGGGLAGLAAALRLKDAGARVELFERSRLLGGRATSFEIDGVEVDNGQHVFLACCTEFMDFARRVGMEDDLRLQDRFEARILSRDGTTGRLRAGALPAPLHLVESFLAYRQLTPAQKLRIARTLLRCAPALDGETFEAWLQRNGQGAGERRAFWDPFFIPALNAPFDRVSAADALFVLQTAFLRDASAARFGFSRVPLAHLAGAAARQLDAVHTSTAVLGVEPGGGRVTLSLSKGENATFDAVVLAVPPKQVERIVADPERYGIADLDAYDAFPIVDVHLWHDGGASGLDFAAALESPLQWIFEKAPGYLCCSMSAADEHLTLPTQELEALAWREIQAFLPALREAKLLRSAVTRNPEATWLPRAGRARTEQRTKHPAIAIAGGWTNTGWPDTMEAAVRSGNAAAEHLLSPLADARRAASRNGSPRPEHEHALHRSIGWLLQTQSTEGWWSGELETNVTMTAEHVLLFRFLGLPLDEFRIGAIAHILNNQRADGSWALYYDGPADLSTTIEAYVALRVLGVERDREEMRRALDVILRFGGVVRARVFTKIWLALFGVYPWSGVPSLPPEIVYFPLWMPFNLYDFACWARGTVAPLTIVVSKKPVRELGVDVSEIVAPGTEREMRRVTGKRHWLMYVERLQKLYERLPVQPFRGDAQRRIAEWVIERQEADGSWGGIQPPWVYSLIALDLMGYSLDHPVMRKGIEGMRRFTIDDAQGWRFLACMSPVWDTAWAVRVLALAGFDSSHPAMRRAVEWLLREQIPDDAPGDWRMKCKNGRGNGWAFEFDNDAYPDIDDTTIVVLALLEGGDRGAVASSVERARRWTLAMDCRNGAWAAFDRDNTRSLLYDMPFSDFGAMIDPPTEDVTAHVLEMLAAFGYDTSNRYVARGLQYLRETQKPSGSWFGRWGVNHVYGTWCVISALAALRTGEDMIERAAAWLISMQNDDGGWGESCHSYADESFAGIGRSTPSQTAWAVLGLQLAGLAQHPAVDRGLAFLCERQRPDGTWDEPECTGTGFPRDFYINYHLYRHLFPAMALAEAQRAHHPEPSRRQPEPSRRQPESPPCHPEPVEGSRSAQASAQDESTETLKEATIQS